From Nonomuraea helvata, a single genomic window includes:
- a CDS encoding nuclear transport factor 2 family protein, with protein sequence MSVVATSMSTRAVVEELLRRIGEGDPEQIAEMYAEHSDWKLDWPEAEHGRTATPWIRHRSSRADAAAHYREIAEHHVPEQVDTQVERILVDGDDAVVLGEIRQTARSTGRAYRARFALHLSVENGLVTRHHVYEDSLAVAQAFAH encoded by the coding sequence ATGTCGGTAGTCGCCACGTCCATGAGCACGCGTGCCGTGGTGGAGGAGTTGCTGCGCCGGATCGGTGAAGGCGACCCGGAACAGATCGCTGAGATGTACGCCGAGCACAGCGACTGGAAGCTGGACTGGCCCGAGGCGGAGCACGGCCGCACCGCCACACCGTGGATCCGGCACCGGTCCAGCCGTGCTGATGCTGCTGCCCACTACCGGGAGATCGCCGAGCACCACGTTCCTGAGCAGGTGGACACTCAGGTTGAGCGCATTCTGGTCGACGGTGATGACGCGGTCGTTCTGGGTGAGATCCGGCAGACTGCCCGATCCACCGGGCGCGCCTATCGCGCCCGGTTCGCCTTGCACCTCAGCGTCGAGAACGGCCTCGTCACACGGCACCACGTCTATGAAGACAGTCTTGCCGTCGCCCAGGCCTTCGCACACTGA
- a CDS encoding class I SAM-dependent methyltransferase, with protein MPSYVHPLAWLLALEGVALLRAQAGDLGDEEYVARRIAEIRRLTADRDLALSAGAVVGHVSTVEGYAQWADRYDSEENPLIAAEEPPVRRILTTLPPGRALDAACGTGRHAAFLAGLGHEVVGVDSSAQMLALARAKTPNGTFHQADLHDLPVESASFDLVVCSLALTHQPALGPALREFARVTRPGGHIVLSDIHVLSLYLGGVAMVGGSDGGLRAMPAGRFLAGDYIAAIHGAGLEIVACHEPRWGEVPGGHGGPLAQQWCPEAAAAAYHDTPALIIWHLRRPHR; from the coding sequence ATGCCCTCTTACGTTCATCCGCTGGCCTGGCTCCTGGCGCTTGAAGGCGTGGCACTGCTGCGTGCACAGGCCGGTGATCTCGGCGACGAGGAGTACGTGGCTCGGCGGATCGCCGAGATCCGCAGGCTGACCGCCGACCGGGACCTGGCGCTGAGCGCGGGAGCCGTCGTCGGCCACGTCTCCACGGTGGAGGGATACGCGCAGTGGGCCGATCGGTACGACTCCGAGGAGAACCCGCTGATCGCCGCGGAGGAGCCGCCGGTCCGGCGCATCCTCACCACCCTGCCGCCGGGCCGGGCACTGGACGCCGCGTGCGGCACCGGAAGGCACGCCGCGTTCCTGGCCGGGCTGGGGCACGAGGTCGTCGGAGTGGACTCGTCGGCGCAAATGCTCGCCCTGGCCCGGGCCAAGACGCCGAACGGCACGTTTCACCAGGCGGACCTCCACGACCTGCCGGTGGAGTCCGCGAGCTTCGACCTGGTGGTCTGCTCGCTGGCACTGACCCACCAGCCGGCTCTTGGGCCGGCACTGCGCGAGTTCGCCCGGGTGACCCGACCCGGCGGCCACATCGTGCTGTCGGACATTCACGTGCTCTCGCTCTACCTGGGCGGCGTGGCCATGGTGGGCGGGTCGGACGGCGGCCTCCGGGCGATGCCGGCCGGCCGCTTCCTGGCCGGCGACTACATCGCCGCGATCCACGGGGCCGGGCTGGAGATCGTGGCCTGCCACGAACCCAGGTGGGGCGAGGTGCCCGGCGGGCACGGCGGCCCGCTCGCCCAGCAATGGTGCCCCGAGGCGGCCGCGGCCGCCTACCACGACACCCCCGCCCTGATCATCTGGCATCTCCGCCGCCCCCACCGCTGA
- a CDS encoding nucleotidyltransferase family protein, whose product MTSDDLIPSAGESPLVSRPVTQAVILAGGHGSRLRPYTDTRPKPMVEIPGTGLPIIGHQLEWLAAEGVTDAVISCGYLSEVVLDWLSTAHLPLKAIPVVEAEALGRGGGLKFAAASLPRPSEPWYATNGDIWTRFSLRAMADFHHARDAHATLALARPRLPWGTVDVDRFGNVLDFVEAPPSPYPVNAGVYVFSASFTSMLPDLGDHERSTFPRLARERRLAGYELPQGVYWRAIDTAKDLNEAAKELAAFRMKDTTP is encoded by the coding sequence ATGACTTCCGACGATCTCATTCCGTCCGCTGGTGAGTCGCCGCTGGTATCGCGGCCGGTGACCCAGGCCGTAATCCTCGCCGGCGGGCACGGATCACGCCTGCGCCCCTACACCGACACCCGGCCCAAGCCGATGGTCGAGATCCCGGGCACCGGTCTTCCCATCATCGGCCACCAGCTGGAATGGCTGGCGGCGGAGGGAGTCACCGACGCCGTCATCTCCTGCGGCTACCTCTCCGAGGTGGTGCTCGACTGGCTGAGCACGGCACACCTGCCGCTCAAGGCGATCCCCGTGGTCGAGGCCGAGGCGCTCGGACGCGGTGGCGGGCTGAAGTTCGCCGCCGCCTCGCTACCCCGCCCGAGCGAGCCCTGGTACGCCACCAACGGCGACATCTGGACCCGCTTCAGCCTGCGCGCCATGGCGGACTTCCACCATGCGCGTGACGCCCATGCCACCCTTGCCCTGGCCCGCCCTCGACTCCCCTGGGGGACCGTCGACGTCGACCGTTTCGGCAACGTCCTGGACTTCGTCGAGGCTCCGCCGTCGCCCTATCCGGTGAATGCCGGCGTCTACGTCTTCTCCGCCTCGTTCACCTCGATGCTCCCGGATCTCGGCGACCACGAGCGAAGCACGTTCCCCCGCCTTGCCCGCGAGCGCCGCCTGGCGGGTTACGAGTTGCCGCAAGGGGTGTACTGGCGAGCCATCGACACGGCCAAGGACCTGAACGAGGCCGCCAAGGAACTGGCTGCCTTCCGCATGAAGGACACGACGCCCTGA
- a CDS encoding SET domain-containing protein — translation MMSWTYPTECWLTPSAQPRLSPIDGTGLFAIEQIRQDEVVMRFGGRIISDEALTRLTPPYSSLTVEEGVHLLLDPAHPVRYGNHSCDPNLWHRDATTVIARRDIGPGEELTIDYATLTGVEAWSMACRCDSPSCRRVVTGDDWRLSRLQAAYGTHWSPPLLERIKAAAPE, via the coding sequence ATGATGAGCTGGACTTACCCGACGGAATGCTGGCTCACCCCGAGCGCTCAGCCCCGGCTCTCTCCGATCGACGGCACCGGCCTGTTCGCCATCGAGCAGATCCGCCAGGACGAGGTCGTGATGCGGTTCGGCGGACGGATCATCAGCGACGAGGCTCTGACGCGCCTCACACCGCCCTACAGCAGCCTTACCGTCGAGGAAGGCGTCCACCTGCTTCTCGACCCCGCCCACCCGGTGCGCTACGGCAACCATTCCTGCGATCCCAACCTCTGGCACCGCGACGCGACAACGGTGATCGCACGACGCGACATCGGCCCAGGCGAGGAACTCACCATCGACTACGCCACGCTCACCGGCGTCGAAGCCTGGTCGATGGCCTGCCGTTGTGACTCGCCTTCCTGCCGTCGCGTCGTCACCGGGGACGACTGGCGACTGTCACGACTGCAGGCCGCCTACGGCACCCACTGGAGCCCGCCCCTACTCGAACGCATCAAAGCCGCCGCGCCTGAGTGA
- a CDS encoding rhamnulokinase family protein, which translates to MSRRFAAVDLGASSGRVMLADLSDGLELTEVRRFPNGPIDQAGRLYWNITELYEEIIAGLRDAGPVSSIGVDSWAVDYGLLDEAYRLLGNPVHYRDDRTRGVSERVAEQVGAEALYDVSGLQVLPFNTIYQLLADDRLGEAETMLLIPDLIGYWLTGEVGAEVTNASTTGLLDVRTRSWAFPLIEQLGLPAGLFPPLRQPGEAVGKLRRHVADVVGGWSAPVMAVGSHDTASAVAAVPASGSAFAYISCGTWSLAGVELPEPVLTPESRAANFTNEAGIDGTVRYLRNVMGLWLLQECLRAWPGSDLGELLKAAAGERPFTAVVNPDEPAFLPPGDMPARIAAECRRTGQEPPSSPAAYVRCVLESLALGHRLAVRQAIELSGRDVEVVHLVGGGSRNELLCQLTADACGLPVVAGPGEATALGNVLVQARAAGLVSDLEEMRALVASSQPLRRYEPSGDSQAWAEAAARIL; encoded by the coding sequence ATGAGCCGCCGTTTCGCCGCCGTCGACCTCGGAGCCTCCAGCGGCCGGGTGATGCTGGCCGATCTGTCCGACGGCCTGGAGCTGACCGAGGTCCGCCGCTTCCCCAACGGGCCGATCGACCAGGCGGGCCGCCTCTACTGGAACATCACCGAGCTCTACGAAGAGATCATCGCCGGCCTGCGCGACGCGGGCCCGGTGTCGTCCATCGGCGTGGACTCGTGGGCGGTCGACTACGGGCTGCTCGACGAGGCGTACCGGCTGCTGGGCAACCCGGTGCACTACCGCGACGACCGCACGCGAGGGGTGTCCGAGCGGGTGGCCGAGCAGGTCGGGGCGGAAGCGCTTTACGACGTGTCCGGGCTGCAGGTGCTGCCGTTCAACACGATCTACCAGCTGCTGGCCGACGACCGGCTCGGCGAGGCTGAGACGATGCTGCTGATCCCCGACCTGATCGGCTACTGGCTCACCGGCGAGGTGGGCGCTGAGGTGACCAACGCCTCCACGACGGGGCTGCTCGACGTGCGCACCAGGTCGTGGGCGTTCCCCCTGATCGAGCAGCTCGGGCTGCCCGCCGGGCTCTTCCCGCCGCTGCGGCAGCCCGGCGAGGCGGTCGGCAAGCTGCGGCGGCACGTGGCCGACGTGGTCGGCGGCTGGTCCGCGCCCGTCATGGCGGTGGGCTCGCACGACACCGCCTCGGCCGTGGCCGCCGTTCCCGCGTCCGGTTCCGCGTTCGCCTACATCTCGTGCGGCACCTGGTCGCTGGCCGGGGTGGAGCTGCCGGAGCCGGTGCTGACGCCCGAGAGCCGGGCCGCGAACTTCACCAACGAGGCGGGCATCGACGGCACCGTCCGCTATCTGCGCAACGTCATGGGGCTGTGGCTGCTGCAGGAGTGCCTGCGCGCCTGGCCCGGCTCCGACCTGGGCGAGCTGCTGAAGGCCGCGGCGGGCGAACGGCCGTTCACGGCCGTGGTGAACCCGGACGAGCCCGCGTTCCTGCCCCCCGGTGACATGCCGGCCAGAATCGCCGCCGAGTGCCGCCGCACCGGCCAGGAGCCTCCGTCGTCCCCGGCCGCGTACGTGCGGTGCGTGCTGGAGAGCCTGGCGCTCGGGCACCGGCTGGCGGTGCGGCAGGCGATAGAGCTGTCGGGGCGCGACGTGGAGGTCGTCCACCTGGTGGGCGGCGGCTCGCGTAACGAGCTGCTGTGCCAGCTGACCGCCGACGCCTGCGGGCTGCCGGTGGTGGCCGGGCCCGGAGAGGCGACCGCGCTCGGCAACGTGCTCGTGCAGGCACGGGCGGCAGGTCTCGTCTCGGATCTGGAGGAGATGCGCGCGCTGGTCGCCTCCTCCCAGCCGCTGCGCCGCTACGAGCCGTCCGGCGACTCCCAGGCGTGGGCAGAGGCGGCCGCGCGCATCCTCTGA
- a CDS encoding LacI family DNA-binding transcriptional regulator: protein MALVSIKDVAAHAGVSPGTVSNVLNRPGKVAPATRERVEAAISELGFVRHGSASTLRAGHSRTIGLSVIDIGNPFFTEVAAGVEDVASELGYAVILGNSAGSQDKEDRNLRVLAEHRVRGVLITPSGEDPGRLDRLRERGISVVLVDHPAHRPDQCAVAVDDVAGGRAAVTHLLAKGARSVAYVTGPLTIRQCVERREGAKGAMRAAGLDPDDLKVAEAATMTARAGEKAAADLIAGGLPEAVFCANDLLALGVLRALLRSGVRVPEDVALMGYDDIDFAAASTVSLSSMRQPTYQLGRIATELLLDECDNPDTHAHQHIMFQPELVARESTE, encoded by the coding sequence ATGGCCCTGGTCAGCATCAAGGACGTCGCCGCGCATGCCGGCGTCTCCCCAGGCACGGTCTCCAACGTACTCAACCGGCCCGGCAAAGTCGCCCCCGCCACCCGGGAGCGGGTGGAGGCGGCGATCAGCGAGCTGGGGTTCGTCCGCCACGGCTCGGCCTCGACGCTGCGCGCCGGGCACAGCAGGACGATCGGCCTGAGCGTGATCGACATCGGCAACCCATTCTTCACCGAGGTCGCGGCCGGGGTCGAGGACGTGGCCAGCGAGCTGGGCTACGCGGTGATCCTGGGCAACTCGGCGGGCTCGCAGGACAAGGAGGACCGCAACCTGCGGGTGCTGGCCGAGCACCGGGTGCGCGGGGTGCTGATCACGCCGTCCGGTGAGGACCCCGGCCGGCTCGACCGGCTGCGCGAGCGCGGCATCAGCGTGGTGCTGGTCGACCATCCGGCGCACCGGCCCGACCAGTGCGCGGTGGCCGTGGACGACGTCGCCGGCGGCCGGGCCGCCGTCACCCACCTGCTGGCCAAGGGCGCGCGCAGCGTCGCCTACGTGACGGGGCCGCTGACGATCAGGCAGTGCGTCGAGCGCCGGGAGGGCGCGAAGGGCGCGATGCGGGCGGCCGGGCTCGACCCCGACGACCTGAAGGTCGCCGAGGCCGCCACGATGACGGCCCGCGCGGGCGAGAAGGCCGCCGCCGACCTGATCGCGGGCGGCCTGCCCGAGGCCGTGTTCTGCGCCAACGACCTGCTCGCGCTCGGCGTGCTGCGCGCGCTGCTGCGGTCCGGGGTGCGGGTTCCTGAGGACGTGGCGCTGATGGGGTACGACGACATCGACTTCGCCGCCGCCTCCACCGTGTCGCTCAGCTCGATGCGGCAGCCGACGTACCAGCTCGGCCGGATCGCCACCGAGCTGCTGCTGGACGAGTGCGACAACCCGGACACGCACGCGCACCAGCACATCATGTTCCAGCCGGAGCTCGTCGCCAGGGAGTCCACTGAATGA
- a CDS encoding beta-galactosidase: MPDVIAYGGDWSPEQWPEETWEQDVALMREAGVNRVSVGIFSWSLLEPVEGVFEFGWFDRVMDLLAANGIKANLATPTAAPPPWFGDTYPEALPVDADGRRLYHGSRQGFCPSSPIYREKALRVAEQMATRYRDHPALALWHVHNEYGCHNARCYCDTSAAAFRAWLRSHYSSLDALNEAWGTAFWSQRYSEWAQILPPRATPTFPNPGQQLDYRRFSSDALIELYTAERDLLRKITPDVPATTNLMAGAHWDMDCWAFAAEMDVISTDHYLIGARAEPHIDLAFAADYARSLNGGRPWLLMEHSTSAVNWQQPRNLAKKPGELRRNSLSHLARGADGIMFFQWRASRAGAEKWHSAMVPHAGTNTKVWREVRALGAELAGLEGVTGSTVQADVAILVDHSSVWAQDHPAQPSTEMDPVEEAKRWHAALWRAGVTCDLAHPEGDLTGYRLVLVPALYLVSDAGAANLVRFVERGGVALVGPYSGIVDEHDRVRLGGYPGAWRDLLGVSVEEFFPLDGPIRLASGWSGSVWSEVAQATGAKVLDTYATGEPAWTRNEWGEGFAHYLTTRLDDDGLAEVIAAVAAEAGVGPAADAPAGVEVVQRSHSDGRSYLFAINHTGEDAVVTPPGGEPVTVAAGDVRVIPT; this comes from the coding sequence ATGCCGGACGTCATCGCCTACGGTGGGGACTGGAGTCCCGAGCAGTGGCCCGAGGAGACGTGGGAGCAGGATGTCGCGCTGATGCGCGAGGCCGGCGTCAACCGGGTCAGCGTCGGCATCTTCTCCTGGTCGCTGCTCGAGCCGGTGGAGGGCGTGTTCGAGTTCGGCTGGTTCGACCGCGTGATGGACCTGCTGGCCGCGAACGGGATCAAGGCCAACCTGGCCACGCCGACCGCCGCGCCGCCGCCCTGGTTCGGGGACACCTACCCGGAGGCGCTGCCGGTGGACGCCGACGGGCGGCGGCTGTACCACGGCAGCAGACAGGGCTTCTGCCCCAGCTCGCCGATCTACCGCGAGAAGGCGCTGCGCGTCGCCGAGCAGATGGCCACGCGCTACCGCGACCACCCGGCGCTGGCCCTGTGGCACGTGCACAACGAGTACGGCTGCCACAACGCGCGCTGCTACTGCGACACCTCGGCCGCGGCCTTCCGCGCCTGGCTGCGCTCGCACTACTCCTCGCTCGACGCGCTCAACGAGGCGTGGGGCACCGCGTTCTGGTCCCAGCGCTACAGCGAGTGGGCCCAGATCCTGCCGCCGCGCGCCACCCCCACCTTCCCGAACCCGGGCCAGCAGCTCGACTACCGGCGCTTCAGCTCCGACGCGCTGATCGAGCTCTACACCGCCGAGCGCGACCTGCTCAGGAAGATCACCCCCGACGTGCCCGCGACCACGAACCTGATGGCGGGCGCGCACTGGGACATGGACTGCTGGGCCTTCGCCGCCGAGATGGACGTCATCTCCACCGACCACTACCTGATCGGCGCCCGCGCGGAGCCGCACATCGACCTGGCCTTCGCCGCCGACTACGCCCGCTCGCTCAACGGCGGCCGGCCCTGGCTGCTGATGGAGCACTCGACCAGCGCGGTCAACTGGCAGCAGCCGCGCAACCTCGCCAAGAAGCCCGGCGAGCTGCGCCGCAACTCCCTGTCCCACCTGGCCAGGGGAGCGGACGGGATCATGTTCTTCCAGTGGCGGGCCTCCCGCGCGGGCGCGGAGAAGTGGCACTCGGCGATGGTGCCCCACGCGGGCACGAACACCAAGGTCTGGCGCGAGGTGCGCGCGCTCGGCGCCGAGCTGGCCGGGCTGGAGGGCGTGACGGGCAGCACGGTCCAGGCCGACGTCGCGATCCTCGTCGACCACTCCAGCGTGTGGGCCCAGGACCACCCCGCACAGCCCAGCACCGAGATGGACCCGGTGGAGGAGGCCAAACGCTGGCACGCCGCACTCTGGCGGGCCGGCGTCACCTGCGACCTGGCCCACCCGGAGGGTGACCTGACCGGCTACCGCCTGGTGCTGGTGCCCGCGCTCTACCTGGTGAGCGACGCGGGGGCGGCCAACCTCGTCCGGTTCGTGGAACGGGGCGGGGTCGCGCTCGTGGGCCCGTACAGCGGGATCGTCGACGAGCACGACCGGGTGCGGCTCGGGGGCTACCCCGGGGCGTGGCGCGACCTGCTGGGGGTGAGCGTCGAGGAGTTCTTCCCGCTCGACGGGCCGATCCGGCTGGCCTCGGGGTGGTCGGGGAGCGTGTGGAGCGAGGTGGCGCAGGCCACCGGCGCGAAGGTGCTCGACACGTACGCCACCGGTGAGCCCGCCTGGACCCGCAACGAGTGGGGCGAGGGGTTCGCGCACTATCTCACCACCAGGCTCGACGACGACGGTCTGGCCGAGGTCATCGCCGCCGTCGCGGCCGAGGCCGGGGTCGGGCCCGCCGCCGACGCCCCCGCAGGGGTGGAGGTCGTACAACGCTCGCACTCGGACGGCCGCTCCTACCTGTTCGCCATCAACCACACCGGCGAGGACGCCGTCGTGACCCCGCCCGGGGGCGAGCCCGTCACGGTGGCGGCGGGCGACGTGCGCGTGATCCCCACGTGA
- a CDS encoding twin-arginine translocation signal domain-containing protein → MSEISRRDALKGLAAAGAAVPLASVLDSPAVAALATPDVTLRWLEDKPAEVPGTTWGVPWPKGAVAKEQAFALTAADGTAVPVQTWPLAYWPDGTLKWTAHALGPGTPAAEKYTLRAGTAAAPARPVTVKDEKQYVDVDTGVIRARVRKSGSELISQIWRGETEIARKGQLVSLRQGKIDDGDDRTVEIDSYLSDISKVEVEQSGPVRAVVRVEGRHTSKKGRSWLPFTIRLYFYAGAENVRMVHTFVFDRDGQHDFIAGLGVRFRVPMRDEPYNRHIRFVGDGHGLLAEAVKGITGLRRDPGAAVRKAQVAGQRLPDIATWDTRVSSRVHLIPDWGDYTLAQLSSEGFTLKKRTRKGYGWVAVDQGRRASGFGYAGGASGGLAFGMRDFWQRHPTQLDIRGAASEEAEVTVWLWSPEAGPMDTRFYHDGMGQDTYPEQLEGLNITYEDYEPGFGTPLGIARTTELTFWALAATPDAARLGAMADAVRTPPLIVAPPAHLAVAKVFGGLFSPVDRSTPQQKTVEDHLDFLFDYYRKQVEQRHWYGFWDYGDIMHTFDEDRHVWRYDVGGYAWDNSELSPDLWLWYAYLRSGRSDIFRFAEAMTRHTGEVDVYHLGPWAGLGSRHNVQHWGCSAKQQRISTAVYRRFFYFLTADERTGDLMRALVDSDKTFLAIDPLRKIRTEPYTPDPTALAIGLGTDWSGLAAAWLTEWERGGDPVAEKKLKATMRTIAAMPNGFVTGEGLYNINTGEFAPAARKVSVSHLSAMFGQVEICAELIDLVDMPDFERAWLQYCRLFNATKAEQAAETGADFGNLILKQGHSRLTAYAAVRLKRDDLASRAWTEFATGDGYAPSLPWKSEKVTTTLNPTDEASWVSTNTTALYGLAAIQNLALVGDKLPT, encoded by the coding sequence ATGTCCGAAATATCACGACGCGACGCGTTGAAGGGGTTAGCCGCGGCCGGAGCCGCCGTCCCACTGGCTTCGGTGCTGGACTCGCCGGCCGTGGCCGCCCTGGCTACCCCCGACGTCACCCTGCGCTGGCTCGAGGACAAGCCCGCCGAGGTCCCCGGCACCACCTGGGGTGTGCCGTGGCCCAAGGGCGCGGTGGCCAAGGAGCAGGCGTTCGCGCTCACGGCGGCCGACGGCACGGCCGTGCCGGTGCAGACGTGGCCGCTGGCGTACTGGCCGGACGGGACGCTGAAGTGGACGGCCCACGCGCTCGGCCCGGGGACGCCCGCGGCGGAGAAGTACACGCTGCGGGCGGGTACGGCAGCTGCCCCCGCCAGGCCGGTCACGGTCAAGGACGAGAAGCAGTACGTGGACGTGGACACCGGCGTGATCCGCGCCCGCGTACGCAAGAGCGGCAGCGAGCTGATCAGCCAGATCTGGCGCGGCGAGACCGAGATCGCCCGCAAGGGACAGCTCGTCAGCCTCCGGCAGGGCAAGATCGACGACGGTGACGACCGGACCGTCGAGATCGACTCCTACCTCAGCGACATCTCCAAGGTGGAGGTCGAGCAGTCCGGCCCGGTGCGCGCGGTCGTCCGCGTCGAGGGCCGCCACACCTCGAAGAAGGGCAGGTCGTGGCTGCCGTTCACGATCCGGCTCTACTTCTACGCCGGGGCGGAGAACGTGCGGATGGTCCACACGTTCGTGTTCGACCGCGACGGGCAGCACGACTTCATCGCCGGGCTGGGCGTGCGCTTCCGCGTCCCCATGCGGGACGAGCCGTACAACCGGCACATCCGGTTCGTCGGTGACGGGCACGGCCTGCTCGCCGAGGCCGTCAAGGGCATCACGGGCCTGCGCCGCGACCCGGGCGCGGCCGTGCGCAAGGCGCAGGTGGCCGGGCAGCGGCTGCCGGACATCGCCACCTGGGACACCCGCGTCAGCAGCCGCGTCCACCTCATCCCCGACTGGGGCGACTACACGCTCGCCCAGCTCTCCTCGGAGGGCTTCACGCTCAAGAAGCGCACCAGGAAGGGGTACGGCTGGGTCGCCGTCGACCAGGGCAGGCGGGCCTCCGGCTTCGGGTACGCCGGCGGGGCGAGCGGCGGCCTCGCGTTCGGCATGCGCGACTTCTGGCAGCGTCACCCCACCCAGCTCGACATCAGGGGCGCCGCTTCGGAGGAGGCCGAGGTCACGGTCTGGCTCTGGTCGCCGGAGGCCGGGCCGATGGACACCCGCTTCTACCACGACGGCATGGGCCAGGACACGTACCCGGAGCAGCTCGAGGGCCTCAACATCACGTACGAGGACTACGAGCCGGGCTTCGGCACGCCCCTCGGCATCGCGCGCACCACGGAGCTGACGTTCTGGGCGCTGGCCGCCACCCCTGACGCCGCCCGGCTCGGGGCGATGGCGGACGCCGTGCGCACGCCGCCGCTGATCGTCGCGCCGCCCGCGCACCTGGCGGTGGCCAAGGTGTTCGGCGGCCTGTTCAGCCCGGTCGACCGCTCGACGCCGCAGCAGAAGACCGTCGAGGACCATCTCGACTTCCTCTTCGACTACTACAGGAAGCAGGTCGAGCAGCGTCACTGGTACGGCTTCTGGGACTATGGCGACATCATGCACACCTTCGACGAGGACCGGCATGTGTGGCGCTACGACGTCGGGGGCTACGCCTGGGACAACTCGGAGCTGTCGCCGGACCTGTGGCTCTGGTACGCGTACCTGCGCTCGGGACGCTCCGACATCTTCAGGTTCGCGGAGGCGATGACCCGGCACACCGGCGAGGTGGACGTCTACCACCTCGGGCCGTGGGCCGGGCTCGGCAGCAGGCACAACGTGCAGCACTGGGGGTGCAGCGCCAAGCAGCAGCGCATCTCGACCGCCGTCTACCGCCGGTTCTTCTACTTCCTGACGGCCGACGAGCGCACCGGGGACCTCATGCGGGCGCTGGTGGACTCCGACAAGACGTTCCTGGCCATCGACCCGCTCCGCAAGATCCGCACGGAGCCGTACACGCCGGACCCCACGGCCCTCGCGATCGGGCTGGGCACCGACTGGAGCGGCCTGGCCGCCGCCTGGCTGACCGAATGGGAACGCGGCGGGGACCCGGTGGCGGAGAAGAAGCTCAAGGCCACCATGCGGACCATCGCCGCGATGCCCAACGGCTTCGTCACCGGGGAGGGCCTCTACAACATCAACACCGGCGAGTTCGCCCCGGCCGCCCGCAAGGTGTCGGTGTCGCATCTGTCGGCCATGTTCGGCCAGGTCGAGATCTGCGCCGAGCTCATCGACCTCGTGGACATGCCCGACTTCGAGCGGGCCTGGCTCCAGTACTGCCGCCTGTTCAACGCCACCAAGGCCGAGCAGGCCGCCGAGACGGGCGCCGACTTCGGCAACCTCATACTCAAGCAGGGGCACTCCAGGCTGACGGCGTACGCGGCGGTCCGGCTCAAGCGCGACGACCTCGCGTCCCGAGCCTGGACGGAGTTCGCCACGGGGGACGGGTACGCGCCCTCCCTGCCGTGGAAGTCGGAGAAGGTCACGACGACGCTCAACCCGACGGACGAGGCGTCCTGGGTCTCCACCAACACCACGGCCCTGTACGGCCTGGCCGCCATCCAGAACCTCGCCCTCGTCGGCGACAAACTCCCCACATGA